One window from the genome of Leptospira johnsonii encodes:
- a CDS encoding ABC transporter ATP-binding protein has translation MSIIKIRNLVKKYHILEKEFSVLDGLDMDVEEGEIFSIEGKSGIGKSTLLNILGAMDSFDSGEVEVCGTNLSDMDERGKESFRAEKIAFIFQHHLLLPDFSALENVSIPLLIKGYSTSKAEKEAISMLEKVGLKERIHSHPSQLSGGESARVGVARALVAGKKLILADEPTGNLDRENSRNLMGLIQELQKDLRFSLILVTHDMELAALAHKRNQIFQGKLKPASVPQTV, from the coding sequence GTGAGCATTATTAAGATCCGAAATCTGGTTAAAAAATATCATATCCTGGAAAAGGAATTTTCCGTATTGGATGGATTGGACATGGACGTGGAAGAAGGCGAGATCTTCTCCATCGAAGGAAAATCCGGGATCGGAAAATCCACTCTTCTGAATATACTTGGCGCCATGGATAGTTTCGATTCCGGAGAGGTCGAAGTCTGCGGCACCAATCTAAGCGATATGGACGAAAGAGGAAAGGAAAGTTTCCGCGCCGAAAAGATCGCATTCATCTTTCAACATCATCTTCTTCTTCCCGACTTCTCCGCATTGGAGAATGTGAGTATTCCACTTTTGATCAAAGGTTATTCTACTTCTAAAGCGGAGAAGGAAGCAATCTCCATGTTGGAAAAAGTGGGATTGAAAGAAAGGATCCATAGTCATCCTTCTCAATTATCAGGTGGAGAAAGTGCAAGAGTAGGAGTGGCAAGAGCGCTTGTCGCAGGAAAAAAACTCATACTTGCAGACGAACCTACTGGAAACTTGGACAGAGAGAATTCCAGAAATCTAATGGGCCTGATCCAAGAACTACAAAAGGATCTTAGATTCAGCTTAATACTGGTGACTCACGATATGGAACTGGCGGCACTCGCACATAAAAGAAACCAGATCTTCCAAGGGAAACTCAAACCAGCTTCGGTCCCACAGACGGTATAA
- a CDS encoding ABC transporter permease — protein MHFFFHRSPLILLLTSRYIRGSRVTGLLSIKSRISFIVMAVGVALLIVVLSIFNGFQRQLKESLWQGGEHITIESSSNGGEIRDYQKIIKYIQNDPDLKDRIISVEGGIQSHGLIQRYNVFYPVLIKAVAVPSVDALIENKLHNFPRVVHYDREELGHLNRENYIILGKEMEDLYNFSLGKQLTLAVPGGRFSLGKGVEVSVQNFRVSGFFKTGNYKFDSSFVYMALPVAQKFFKMKDSVNQITIKAKSLDDLAISKRKLYKLFNSLEFEQEIDAASSLSVRTIAEEQENLLAALQLEKTIISIIVFLFIILAALGMVASVYSLVRAKRKSIGVLKALGLPASDILLIFTLNAMLVGILASLTGGVGGIFLANSLDSIIGYIEEIINMVGLSFTGSDWTPVELVPKRIYYFDKLPVDINIPFIFMVTTAATILSGIAGYFPARWAASLNPVDTIRND, from the coding sequence ATGCATTTCTTCTTTCATAGATCCCCCCTAATCCTACTTCTTACTTCCCGCTATATTCGAGGATCCAGAGTCACAGGATTGCTTTCGATCAAGTCCAGGATTTCGTTTATCGTGATGGCTGTCGGAGTCGCCCTGCTCATCGTAGTTCTTTCCATCTTCAACGGATTCCAAAGGCAACTTAAGGAATCTCTGTGGCAAGGCGGAGAACATATTACAATTGAAAGTAGTTCCAATGGCGGAGAGATCCGAGATTACCAAAAGATCATCAAATACATACAAAATGATCCTGACCTCAAAGACAGGATCATTTCTGTTGAAGGTGGGATCCAAAGTCATGGACTCATACAGAGATATAACGTATTTTATCCGGTTCTCATCAAGGCAGTCGCTGTCCCAAGCGTAGATGCGTTGATCGAGAACAAACTTCATAACTTTCCCAGAGTGGTTCACTACGATAGGGAAGAACTTGGCCATTTAAACCGAGAGAACTATATCATCCTTGGAAAAGAAATGGAGGATCTATACAATTTCAGTTTGGGCAAACAACTTACTTTAGCGGTTCCAGGGGGAAGGTTCTCTCTCGGAAAAGGTGTAGAAGTAAGCGTTCAGAATTTCAGAGTATCCGGATTTTTTAAAACAGGGAACTACAAGTTCGATTCCAGTTTCGTTTATATGGCATTGCCGGTGGCCCAGAAATTTTTCAAAATGAAAGATTCTGTAAATCAGATCACGATCAAAGCAAAGTCTCTGGACGATCTTGCGATCAGCAAACGGAAGTTGTACAAACTTTTTAATAGTTTAGAATTCGAGCAGGAAATAGATGCAGCTTCTTCTTTATCTGTGAGAACGATCGCAGAAGAGCAGGAAAATTTATTAGCAGCCCTGCAGTTGGAAAAGACGATCATCTCCATAATCGTTTTCTTATTTATTATCTTGGCAGCACTCGGGATGGTCGCATCCGTATATTCTTTAGTGCGTGCAAAACGTAAGTCCATTGGAGTGCTTAAAGCCCTTGGACTTCCTGCTTCGGATATTCTGCTGATCTTTACATTGAATGCGATGCTTGTGGGAATTTTAGCTTCTTTGACTGGGGGAGTTGGTGGAATATTCTTAGCGAATTCTCTCGATAGCATTATTGGTTATATCGAAGAGATCATCAATATGGTAGGGCTTTCTTTCACAGGTTCCGACTGGACTCCTGTGGAGCTAGTTCCTAAACGTATCTATTATTTCGATAAACTGCCTGTCGATATTAACATACCTTTTATTTTTATGGTTACCACTGCGGCCACGATACTTTCCGGAATTGCAGGATACTTCCCCGCGAGATGGGCGGCAAGCTTGAACCCTGTCGACACGATAAGGAACGACTAA
- a CDS encoding ATP--guanido phosphotransferase: protein MDGCIYCGLSLLDWKNRGKIGCAHCIQFLGEEYTKFIPIQAPSDWEPPSHFPAITIWEKFRKTNWEEGLSYIDSNRLPFTYRFRIARNPKHSTYTKRTEKTDQFLNSFIGENDSQVKDPNFGKKQPISELKQRIPWNSGTLVMGDEDHIRWEYVTDSLLELNSVLKSDFLTKFEAEDKFDFQKGIGFINSCPTNSGFGDKLSVSIPARLADSGELRDFRLPTDWGFYREELKGRLVFFRKNFGPNRKNSFFNLVSYLALLVISGKEGTKASFDP, encoded by the coding sequence ATGGATGGCTGTATTTATTGCGGCTTATCCCTTCTCGACTGGAAAAATCGGGGAAAGATCGGATGCGCTCATTGTATCCAATTTTTGGGAGAAGAATATACCAAGTTTATTCCAATCCAGGCCCCTTCCGATTGGGAACCACCTTCTCATTTCCCAGCGATTACCATTTGGGAAAAATTCAGAAAAACAAATTGGGAAGAAGGCCTGTCCTATATAGATTCGAATCGTTTGCCTTTCACATATAGATTCCGTATTGCTAGAAATCCGAAACATTCTACATATACCAAACGTACCGAAAAAACGGACCAATTCCTAAATTCGTTCATAGGCGAGAATGATTCCCAAGTTAAAGATCCAAACTTCGGAAAAAAACAACCGATCTCGGAATTAAAACAAAGAATTCCCTGGAATTCAGGGACATTAGTAATGGGAGACGAGGATCATATTCGTTGGGAATATGTGACTGATTCCCTACTTGAGTTAAACTCTGTCCTAAAATCTGATTTTTTAACGAAATTCGAGGCGGAAGATAAGTTTGATTTTCAAAAAGGGATCGGATTCATCAATTCCTGTCCTACCAATTCCGGTTTTGGGGACAAACTTTCTGTTTCCATTCCGGCAAGACTTGCGGACTCGGGAGAGTTAAGGGATTTCAGGCTGCCTACTGACTGGGGCTTCTATCGGGAAGAATTGAAGGGCAGATTGGTATTTTTCCGAAAAAATTTCGGTCCAAATCGAAAAAATTCCTTTTTCAATTTGGTTTCGTATTTAGCCTTACTGGTAATAAGCGGAAAAGAAGGGACAAAAGCCTCATTTGACCCGTAA